The following coding sequences are from one Thermaerobacter subterraneus DSM 13965 window:
- the rnpM gene encoding RNase P modulator RnpM, producing the protein MPRHIPQRTCIGCRAVRPKRELLRVVRTPEGEVVFDPTGRRAGRGAYLCPDPACLDRALRARELGRALKIDLDAAAVEALRRQLAELVTGADAGAGR; encoded by the coding sequence GTGCCAAGGCACATTCCGCAGCGGACCTGCATCGGCTGCCGGGCAGTGCGGCCCAAGCGGGAGTTGCTCCGGGTGGTGCGCACCCCGGAGGGTGAGGTGGTCTTCGACCCCACGGGCCGGCGGGCCGGGCGGGGAGCGTACCTCTGTCCCGACCCGGCGTGCCTGGACCGGGCCCTGAGGGCTCGGGAGCTGGGACGGGCGCTGAAGATCGATCTGGACGCCGCCGCGGTGGAGGCCTTGCGGCGCCAGCTGGCGGAACTGGTGACGGGAGCGGATGCCGGTGCCGGGCGGTAG